AATTTGCTTTTACGTATGTCATTATTGCTATATGAATCGTATAAGTCTTTTGATACTTTAAAGCCTTTGTATTTATACGAAATGATGCAAGGTAATGAATTGCCTCCCATAGAAAAAATCGTTTCTATAGATGTTTTCGATAGAAAAGATCCTTTTAAGATATTTAACGGAGTTAGTGCAGGATGGGCTTTAATGACTTTATCGGCATACTCCGCGGCTTTTTCCCAATTTTGCATATAGAGGTATACGCGGCTTAGCAAAAATTGTGTACTAGTTAGCCCTGCTCTGTATATGGAGTAAGGTTCTCCTGTTTGCGATAAATCTGTTTCTGCCTGATTTAAATCATCTAGAATTTGATCATAAACTTCTTGTATGGTGTTGCGCCTAAAGATTTTATCTTCAACTTTTTCTGATAATTTTAATGGCACTCCCAAGGCAGTTGTTGCTGTCGCTGCTGAATAAGGTTCTCCATAAAGGTTGACTAGCCAGAAGTAATAAAAAGCTCTTAAGAAATGTGCTTCTCCCTCTACTTTTAAAGTGCCTATTTGATCATCTTCGCTTTTTTTAGGGAGATCTTTTGCAGAAAAAAGGATATTGTTAGCTACATTTATGAGACGATACAGCTCCTGCCAGCTTTCGTTTTCAGGGTTAAAGCCTGTATAAGTATCATTTTGACCGCTTCGTTGTTGCCAGGTGAAGTATCCAAAAACTTTTTCTTTCTCATCGTAAGCGAGAGTATACGCATCTGGTCCTTGAACGCACTCTTGTAACTCATCTCCCATGAAATGAATAAAATAGTTTTTATCGGATGTCTGAGTTATCATGTCGCTTATTTCTACTGGCATATAGCAGTCTCCTATAAGCGTTTCATTCAAATCTCTCCAAGAGTTTACATAATCTGTGTCTTGTGAGTATTCCTCCAAAAAATTGGAGCAACTTGTAAGTACTACAAGTAGTAGTATGGTAAGATGTTTTGTATATTTCATTACTCTATTCTTTTAGGGGGTTAAAACTCAATATTAATTCCGAAAGTATAGGTTGGGGTGTCTGATAATTGAATGGTTGAAAAACCTGATTGATTTGGAGTTTGACCCTTCAAAGCCTTTGCGCAGAAAGTATATAAATTGGATCCGGACAAAGTCAGAGCTACTCGGTGCAACTTATACGCATTCAATATTTTGGAAGGCAACTCATAGGTTAAGCTAACATTGGCTATTTGTAAATAGTCGGCACTTACGACTCTTATATCAGCATAGTCGTACATATTCCAATAATCTTCTGCTATTTTAACTCCATTATAATAATAGCCAGATGAATAATGACTCGTATAGCTATAGAATCCTGGTGAGTTCTTACTCATGATGGCAGGGATATTGGTATAACGTTCATCTCCTTGCTTTTTCCATCTATTGATTAATTCTCTGTTTACATTATATTCCGGATTGATATCATGATTGAAGGAGGATCCGTCTATCGATTGAGAAAATACCTTGAATCGGCGTACTTTTGCTCCTAAACTGTAGTTTAATAGCATACTAAGTCTCCATGATTTATAATTTAAAGTGTGACTGATGCTTCCACTAATATCAGGATCTCTTTTTCCTGAAGGAACTAGAACTTTAGTGTAAGTGTCATAGTTGCTTAATCCAATCAATTCTGAGCTGCGCTCTTCCCAATCATCAAATAAAGGACCTCCGTCAACAGGATTGAGCCCTACAAATTTATAAGAATAGAAAGTGCCTACAGGTTGCCCTTTCACAACAGCAGTACCATTTAGAAAGTTATCTAAATCATATACATTCTTACCAGGAGCAGTATTTATTTTATTCATTATTTTAGAGAAAGAACCAGCAAATATCCAGTTGAAATCTTTGTTGCGAATAGGAGTCGCTGTGAAAGAGATGTTATACCCCTGATTGATAAGATTACCGGAGTTAACAATATAAGAACTATAC
This is a stretch of genomic DNA from uncultured Bacteroides sp.. It encodes these proteins:
- a CDS encoding RagB/SusD family nutrient uptake outer membrane protein, with the translated sequence MKYTKHLTILLLVVLTSCSNFLEEYSQDTDYVNSWRDLNETLIGDCYMPVEISDMITQTSDKNYFIHFMGDELQECVQGPDAYTLAYDEKEKVFGYFTWQQRSGQNDTYTGFNPENESWQELYRLINVANNILFSAKDLPKKSEDDQIGTLKVEGEAHFLRAFYYFWLVNLYGEPYSAATATTALGVPLKLSEKVEDKIFRRNTIQEVYDQILDDLNQAETDLSQTGEPYSIYRAGLTSTQFLLSRVYLYMQNWEKAAEYADKVIKAHPALTPLNILKGSFLSKTSIETIFSMGGNSLPCIISYKYKGFKVSKDLYDSYSNNDIRKSKFWWTYEDFVGYTKVAPLANSAVEPNSSTYYTEVYNGGWRNNAAEVSDKFLFRSAEAYLIKAEAEAYLGKDQQARAALNTLRQNRYTQGTNYEVTSSGQELVTEIRNERRKELALEGARWFDIRRYSVCDVYPESKPITHDYYYYESRSNTVKTEVHTFTLEANDKAYTLPIPNEVLTFNTGMKNNERPNRTYTVKKIN